The following are encoded together in the Chanodichthys erythropterus isolate Z2021 chromosome 16, ASM2448905v1, whole genome shotgun sequence genome:
- the mkxb gene encoding mohawk homeobox b isoform X2 — protein sequence MNAARAAMNTTVFSKFDRLRFEETEQNVERTSRSYLEVIDGQHSDLLTSHKVMDGTEALKHKRNGGGKVRHKRQALQDMARPLKQWLYKHRDNPYPTKTEKILLALGSHMTLVQVSNWFANARRRLKNTVRQPDLSWALRIKLYNKYVQGNAERLSISSDDTTSDDGENPLKMQASESDYNRPTHKSVIQDSRGKGVGRSTDPSVCDDYVSPPKYKNSLLNRYLNDSLRHVMASEKIMDSRNRKHSGSFSSNEYEDDLLSPSSEAEANFTYRTVTLDCGTRQSDSAYKGGGGGNNETYWKELHAAMALTNLAQGKESAAPGTTSCIIQKSSHIAEIKTVKVPVQPRH from the exons ATGAATGCAGCGCGAGCAGCGATGAACACGACAGTCTTCAGTAAGTTTGATCGGCTGCGTTTTGAGGAGACCGAACAGAATGTGGAAAGAACCAGTAGGAGCTATTTAGAGGTGATTGATGGACAACATTCAGATTTACTGACAAGCCACAAAGTGATGGATGGCACCGAAGCTCTAAAACACAAACGAAACGG TGGAGGGAAGGTGCGGCACAAACGTCAGGCCTTGCAGGATATGGCTCGACCACTGAAGCAGTGGCTCTATAAGCACAGGGACAACCCTTACCCCACCAAAACTGAGAAGATACTGCTGGCTCTGGGTTCCCACATGACCCTGGTTCAG GTCTCAAATTGGTTTGCGAATGCGAGGCGAAGACTCAAGAACACAGTCCGGCAGCCTGACTTGAGTTGGGCTTTACGTATAAAACTGTACAACAAATATGTACAAGGAAACGCTGAGAGACTCAGCATTAGCAGTGACGACACAACATCGGACG ATGGGGAGAATCCTTTAAAGATGCAGGCCAGCGAATCAGACTATAACAGACCCACGCACAAGAGCGTTATTCAGGACAGCAGAGGCAAAGGTGTGGGGCGAAGCACAGACCCCTCGGTTTGTGATGATTATGTGTCTCCACCAAAATACAAGAACAGCTTGCTAAACCGCTATCTAAATGATTCCCTTCGGCATGTAATGGCTTCCGAAAAAATTATGGACTCTCGGAATCGGAAACATTCTGGATCATTTAGCTCCAACGAGTATGAGGATGATTTGCTTTCGCCCTCATCAGAAGCTGAGGCAAACTTCACCTACCGTACAG tgACGTTGGACTGTGGCACACGCCAAAGTGATAG TGCTTATAAAGGTGGCGGAGGAGGAAATAATGAGACTTACTGGAAAGAGCTCCATGCCGCCATGGCCCTGACCAACCTGGCCCAAGGGAAGGAGAGCGCAGCGCCGGGCACCACCAGCTGTATCATCCAGAAGTCTTCCCATATAGCAGAGATTAAGACTGTCAAAGTGCCCGTACAACCCCGACATTAG
- the mkxb gene encoding mohawk homeobox b isoform X1, with protein sequence MNAARAAMNTTVFSKFDRLRFEETEQNVERTSRSYLEVIDGQHSDLLTSHKVMDGTEALKHKRNGGGKVRHKRQALQDMARPLKQWLYKHRDNPYPTKTEKILLALGSHMTLVQVSNWFANARRRLKNTVRQPDLSWALRIKLYNKYVQGNAERLSISSDDTTSDDGENPLKMQASESDYNRPTHKSVIQDSRGKGVGRSTDPSVCDDYVSPPKYKNSLLNRYLNDSLRHVMASEKIMDSRNRKHSGSFSSNEYEDDLLSPSSEAEANFTYRTVTLDCGTRQSDSSAYKGGGGGNNETYWKELHAAMALTNLAQGKESAAPGTTSCIIQKSSHIAEIKTVKVPVQPRH encoded by the exons ATGAATGCAGCGCGAGCAGCGATGAACACGACAGTCTTCAGTAAGTTTGATCGGCTGCGTTTTGAGGAGACCGAACAGAATGTGGAAAGAACCAGTAGGAGCTATTTAGAGGTGATTGATGGACAACATTCAGATTTACTGACAAGCCACAAAGTGATGGATGGCACCGAAGCTCTAAAACACAAACGAAACGG TGGAGGGAAGGTGCGGCACAAACGTCAGGCCTTGCAGGATATGGCTCGACCACTGAAGCAGTGGCTCTATAAGCACAGGGACAACCCTTACCCCACCAAAACTGAGAAGATACTGCTGGCTCTGGGTTCCCACATGACCCTGGTTCAG GTCTCAAATTGGTTTGCGAATGCGAGGCGAAGACTCAAGAACACAGTCCGGCAGCCTGACTTGAGTTGGGCTTTACGTATAAAACTGTACAACAAATATGTACAAGGAAACGCTGAGAGACTCAGCATTAGCAGTGACGACACAACATCGGACG ATGGGGAGAATCCTTTAAAGATGCAGGCCAGCGAATCAGACTATAACAGACCCACGCACAAGAGCGTTATTCAGGACAGCAGAGGCAAAGGTGTGGGGCGAAGCACAGACCCCTCGGTTTGTGATGATTATGTGTCTCCACCAAAATACAAGAACAGCTTGCTAAACCGCTATCTAAATGATTCCCTTCGGCATGTAATGGCTTCCGAAAAAATTATGGACTCTCGGAATCGGAAACATTCTGGATCATTTAGCTCCAACGAGTATGAGGATGATTTGCTTTCGCCCTCATCAGAAGCTGAGGCAAACTTCACCTACCGTACAG tgACGTTGGACTGTGGCACACGCCAAAGTGATAG CAGTGCTTATAAAGGTGGCGGAGGAGGAAATAATGAGACTTACTGGAAAGAGCTCCATGCCGCCATGGCCCTGACCAACCTGGCCCAAGGGAAGGAGAGCGCAGCGCCGGGCACCACCAGCTGTATCATCCAGAAGTCTTCCCATATAGCAGAGATTAAGACTGTCAAAGTGCCCGTACAACCCCGACATTAG